The following are encoded in a window of Clostridium thermarum genomic DNA:
- a CDS encoding glycosidase: MKSFDELVRQEQEKYEALITRKNEKAERYNGIYDRYKYPVLTRDHAPLIWRYDFNPETNPYFMERLGINAVMNSGAIELDGKFYLVARVEGNDRKSFFAVAESDNGIDNFRFWDYPVVLPDTCPEETNVYDMRLTKHEDGYIYGVFCSESKDKSNPDLSAATAQAGIVRTKDLKTWDRLPNLKTKSPQQRNVVLHPEFVDGKYAFYTRPQDDFIQTGSGGGICFGLCDDINNPVITTDEVVISPRIYHTITEVKNGAGAVPIKTPKGWIHIAHGVRNTAAGLRYVIYVFATDLKDPSKLIASPSGVFIAPLGEERVGDVSNVVFTNGAIARENGDVYIYYASSDTRVHVATTTIDMLIDYTFNTPSDPLRSTDCVKQRCELITRNLEYLRKNKEEV; this comes from the coding sequence ATGAAAAGCTTTGATGAATTAGTTAGACAAGAACAAGAAAAGTATGAGGCCTTAATAACAAGGAAAAATGAAAAAGCAGAGCGATACAATGGCATATACGACAGATATAAATATCCTGTTTTAACTCGGGATCATGCTCCTTTAATCTGGAGATATGACTTTAACCCTGAGACAAATCCCTACTTTATGGAGCGTCTGGGCATTAATGCTGTAATGAACTCCGGGGCTATAGAACTAGATGGAAAGTTCTATCTTGTTGCCAGGGTTGAAGGAAACGATAGAAAGTCATTCTTTGCTGTAGCGGAGAGTGATAATGGAATTGATAACTTTAGATTCTGGGATTATCCTGTAGTACTTCCAGATACATGTCCTGAGGAAACAAATGTGTATGATATGCGCTTAACCAAGCATGAAGATGGATATATATATGGAGTATTTTGCTCAGAAAGCAAGGATAAGTCCAATCCTGACTTGTCTGCAGCTACTGCTCAGGCTGGTATTGTGAGAACTAAGGATCTAAAGACCTGGGATAGACTTCCTAACTTAAAGACAAAATCCCCTCAACAGAGAAATGTAGTGCTTCATCCGGAGTTTGTAGATGGTAAGTATGCCTTCTATACCAGACCACAGGATGATTTTATTCAAACCGGATCCGGTGGTGGCATATGCTTTGGACTTTGCGATGATATAAATAATCCGGTGATTACGACGGATGAAGTGGTTATAAGTCCTAGAATTTACCATACCATTACAGAGGTTAAAAATGGAGCGGGAGCGGTTCCAATCAAAACACCGAAGGGATGGATTCATATTGCCCATGGTGTTAGAAATACTGCTGCAGGCCTGCGTTATGTAATCTATGTTTTTGCCACAGACTTAAAGGATCCTTCAAAGTTAATTGCAAGTCCATCCGGTGTATTTATTGCACCCCTTGGAGAAGAGAGAGTTGGGGACGTGTCAAATGTTGTATTTACAAATGGTGCAATTGCAAGAGAAAATGGCGATGTTTACATCTATTATGCATCTTCTGATACTAGAGTCCATGTGGCTACAACTACAATAGATATGTTAATTGATTATACTTTTAACACTCCATCAGATCCTCTCAGATCTACTGACTGTGTAAAACAGAGATGTGAGTTAATTACAAGAAATTTAGAATACTTAAGAAAAAATAAAGAAGAGGTATAG
- a CDS encoding AGE family epimerase/isomerase, with product MKIASLYKETKDELLKHIMPFWNGLKDPLGGFYGYMDYNLAVDKKAIKGVILNSRILWFYSNVHLTCKNEGALAYAKHAYEFLKNYCVDKEMGGVYWSLNHDGTPFDDMKHTYNIAFAIYGLTSFYDATKDEEALRLAYELFEVIETKCRDEYGYTEAFDRKWNLIDNEQLSEDGYHADKTMNTLLHIIEAYTELYRVDKNERVREKLKEAVLTCKNKVYNADTKILGVFFDTKMNSIADIYSYGHDIEASWLIDRACEVLADDKLTKEIAPMTAEIVDMVLKTAYDKGAMNNQYCRGNIDKNRVWWVQAESVVGFLNAYEKTRNEEYLQVAINIWNYIKKYLIDKREGSEWFWLLDYSNNPVVGKPIVEPWKCPYHNGRMCMEVIKRYEKL from the coding sequence GTGAAAATAGCTTCATTATATAAAGAAACAAAGGATGAGTTGTTAAAACATATTATGCCTTTTTGGAATGGGCTAAAGGACCCATTGGGAGGCTTCTATGGATATATGGATTATAATTTGGCAGTTGATAAAAAGGCGATAAAGGGTGTTATACTAAACAGCCGTATTCTGTGGTTTTATTCAAATGTTCATCTAACCTGCAAAAATGAAGGAGCTTTAGCTTATGCAAAGCATGCCTATGAATTTTTAAAGAATTATTGTGTTGATAAAGAAATGGGGGGCGTATACTGGTCCCTAAACCATGATGGAACACCTTTTGACGATATGAAACATACTTACAATATTGCTTTTGCCATATATGGCTTGACCTCTTTCTATGATGCTACAAAAGATGAGGAGGCCCTTAGGTTAGCCTATGAACTATTTGAAGTTATAGAGACAAAATGCAGGGATGAATATGGATATACAGAAGCTTTCGACAGAAAGTGGAATTTAATAGATAATGAACAGCTTTCCGAAGACGGATACCATGCGGATAAGACCATGAATACCTTGCTCCATATTATAGAAGCATATACGGAGCTTTACCGCGTGGATAAAAATGAAAGAGTAAGAGAAAAGCTGAAAGAGGCTGTGCTTACTTGCAAAAACAAAGTTTATAATGCAGATACAAAAATTTTAGGAGTGTTTTTTGATACTAAGATGAATTCAATAGCTGATATATACTCCTATGGACATGACATTGAGGCTAGCTGGCTTATAGATAGAGCTTGTGAGGTATTAGCTGATGATAAGCTCACAAAGGAGATAGCACCAATGACTGCTGAAATTGTAGATATGGTGCTGAAGACTGCTTATGATAAGGGTGCTATGAACAACCAGTATTGCCGTGGAAATATTGATAAGAACAGGGTATGGTGGGTACAGGCAGAGAGTGTTGTGGGATTTCTAAATGCTTATGAAAAAACAAGAAATGAGGAGTATTTGCAAGTTGCTATAAATATATGGAATTACATTAAAAAGTATCTTATAGATAAAAGAGAGGGGTCAGAATGGTTTTGGCTTTTAGACTACAGCAATAACCCTGTAGTAGGAAAACCTATTGTAGAGCCTTGGAAGTGCCCTTATCACAATGGAAGAATGTGTATGGAGGTAATTAAAAGATATGAAAAGCTTTGA
- a CDS encoding alpha/beta fold hydrolase — MNKLYECQIEHLKDYRGIGEAPEDYDEYWERAKRDLEKASLDYELVNSDFVARSCEAYDLYFTGVGGARIHCQFLKPKNVKGKAPAIAMFHGYWSNCGEWSGKLQYIAEGFCVLAMDVRGQGGTSIDNGTYKGNTQSGHIIRGLEGDSPDDMFYRNVYLDTAQCVRILQSMEFVDKKNVFATGASQGGALAIACASLVDDLKGAVAIYPFLCDFRGIYQNNFICPSYEEITWYFRQRDPNHLTEDFFFERLGYIDLKNRTKDIKCNVLWMTALMDKVCPPFSQMAAYNNISSEKNIIFFPEYEHEYLLNSGDIILKYFIERLEAE; from the coding sequence ATGAACAAGCTATATGAGTGCCAAATTGAACATTTAAAGGATTATAGAGGCATTGGTGAAGCACCGGAAGATTATGATGAATATTGGGAAAGAGCCAAGAGAGATTTAGAAAAAGCTTCCTTGGATTATGAACTGGTAAATAGCGACTTTGTTGCCCGAAGCTGTGAAGCCTATGACTTGTATTTTACAGGTGTAGGAGGAGCAAGAATTCACTGTCAATTTTTAAAGCCCAAAAATGTTAAAGGGAAAGCACCAGCTATTGCAATGTTCCATGGATATTGGAGCAACTGCGGTGAATGGAGTGGAAAGTTACAGTACATTGCAGAAGGCTTCTGCGTTTTAGCAATGGATGTCAGGGGTCAGGGCGGTACAAGTATTGATAACGGTACTTACAAAGGTAATACTCAAAGTGGACATATTATCCGTGGGCTAGAAGGTGATAGTCCTGATGATATGTTTTATAGGAATGTATATTTAGATACTGCTCAATGCGTAAGAATTTTACAAAGTATGGAATTCGTCGACAAGAAGAATGTATTTGCAACCGGGGCTTCACAAGGTGGAGCATTAGCAATTGCGTGTGCATCATTAGTTGATGACTTAAAAGGTGCAGTGGCTATATATCCTTTTCTTTGTGACTTCAGAGGCATTTATCAAAATAATTTTATCTGCCCTAGCTATGAAGAGATTACTTGGTATTTTAGACAACGAGATCCAAATCATTTAACAGAAGACTTTTTCTTTGAACGTTTAGGATATATAGATCTAAAAAATCGTACCAAAGACATCAAGTGTAATGTCTTATGGATGACAGCTTTGATGGATAAAGTGTGTCCTCCTTTTTCCCAGATGGCAGCCTATAACAATATTTCTTCGGAAAAGAATATTATATTTTTTCCTGAATATGAGCATGAGTACTTACTAAACTCGGGAGACATAATTTTAAAATATTTTATTGAAAGATTAGAAGCTGAATAA
- a CDS encoding glycoside hydrolase family 113, giving the protein MEYVKGFTFGFMTGAGKYADEASKRSLKLMKEKTASDTVILALSALQDTAHSEYVDYKGSHMPTDDEVRGIISYAQELGLRVFLKPLVNCKNGVWRAHINFFDVDVPCEPKWSNWFESYTDYQLHYAEIAEETGCEMLIIGCEMVQAQRKSDYWRGLIKKVREKYRGLISYNTDKYQEEHVDWWDAVDVISSSGYYPINDWDKQLQRIKKAIEPYNKPFFFAESGCPSRTGSSMIPNDWTLIGAVNLKEQENYYKTMFERLTEENWIRGFGLWDWPSHLYEEKDGASDNGYAVYGKPACEVIYSFYSSIK; this is encoded by the coding sequence ATGGAATATGTAAAAGGTTTTACATTTGGATTTATGACCGGTGCAGGCAAATATGCAGATGAAGCGTCAAAACGATCCTTAAAATTAATGAAGGAAAAAACAGCATCAGATACAGTAATATTAGCATTAAGTGCTCTTCAAGATACTGCTCACTCGGAGTATGTAGATTATAAAGGCAGCCATATGCCTACGGATGATGAAGTACGTGGAATCATTAGCTATGCACAAGAATTGGGGCTAAGAGTATTTTTAAAACCTCTTGTGAACTGTAAAAATGGTGTATGGAGGGCACATATAAATTTCTTTGATGTGGACGTTCCCTGTGAACCAAAATGGAGTAATTGGTTTGAAAGCTATACAGACTATCAGCTTCATTATGCTGAAATTGCAGAGGAAACGGGCTGTGAAATGCTCATTATAGGCTGTGAGATGGTACAGGCACAAAGGAAGTCTGATTATTGGAGGGGATTGATAAAAAAGGTCCGTGAAAAATACAGAGGTTTGATTTCTTATAATACTGATAAGTACCAGGAAGAACATGTTGACTGGTGGGATGCAGTAGATGTAATATCCTCCAGCGGCTATTATCCAATAAATGATTGGGATAAGCAGTTGCAGAGGATAAAGAAAGCTATAGAGCCGTATAACAAGCCTTTCTTTTTTGCAGAAAGCGGATGTCCAAGCAGAACCGGATCTTCCATGATACCTAATGACTGGACTCTAATAGGTGCTGTAAACTTAAAAGAGCAGGAAAACTACTATAAGACTATGTTTGAAAGATTGACTGAAGAAAACTGGATAAGAGGTTTTGGGCTTTGGGACTGGCCTTCTCACTTATATGAGGAGAAGGATGGGGCTAGTGATAATGGTTATGCAGTTTACGGAAAGCCGGCCTGTGAAGTAATTTATAGCTTTTATTCCTCAATAAAGTAG